In one window of Methanolobus mangrovi DNA:
- a CDS encoding DUF3467 domain-containing protein: MDTEKNEGDKMTDKPEEIKKKKNVRIELHKPDDFKQVYSIGAVGGHSPYDFRIGFYNDMPMAVSKKGDEQVIQRRLETEVILSPLATVELVRWLNQHIQNYEATFGPITKPQVGIKAKKPDAVQDSTELQGYM; encoded by the coding sequence ATGGACACAGAAAAAAACGAAGGTGACAAGATGACCGATAAACCTGAAGAGATAAAGAAAAAGAAGAATGTCAGAATTGAATTACATAAACCTGATGATTTTAAGCAGGTCTACTCCATTGGCGCAGTGGGCGGACACAGTCCATATGATTTCAGGATCGGGTTCTACAATGATATGCCCATGGCTGTGAGCAAGAAAGGCGATGAGCAGGTCATTCAGAGAAGGCTTGAGACTGAGGTTATACTTTCCCCTCTGGCAACTGTTGAACTTGTACGCTGGCTTAATCAGCATATACAGAACTATGAAGCTACATTTGGCCCAATTACAAAACCCCAGGTTGGCATAAAGGCTAAAAAGCCGGATGCTGTGCAGGATAGTACTGAATTACAGGGTTATATGTGA
- a CDS encoding LSM domain-containing protein — protein MFPSKKVQKLVGSKVQVEMKGDLHLLEGTLKSADDYMNLHMVDTVEIANGERLRSLGSVVLRGNNIILVVPMEE, from the coding sequence TTGTTCCCTAGTAAGAAAGTCCAGAAATTAGTTGGATCCAAAGTCCAGGTAGAGATGAAAGGTGACCTTCACCTCCTCGAAGGAACTTTAAAAAGTGCTGATGATTACATGAACCTGCATATGGTGGATACTGTAGAGATAGCAAACGGCGAGCGTCTGAGATCCCTTGGCTCTGTCGTATTGCGTGGAAATAATATTATTCTTGTTGTTCCGATGGAAGAATAA